A part of Aegilops tauschii subsp. strangulata cultivar AL8/78 chromosome 2, Aet v6.0, whole genome shotgun sequence genomic DNA contains:
- the LOC109754505 gene encoding F-box protein At3g49450-like: protein MRISLPWDVDVDGLQSQVYPFAVGRRRLSEADGCCSGSILEIPSEMLQEILMKLPTKDVARSCCVSRQWRSVVRDPSFRKLHAASHAALSAEAEFLLLSGLILGQPMCSIAKPHSGGLVNICNGLLCFVLEDRKGQAPAVVCNPVTGETLALPAAPPLSNKNHVYLFVFGFSPPTNEYKLFRFSFPPYSYSSKERVDVDVYTLGNARGWRKDSFLSPSRPPNRRNSISAPVMIDGKLHVVTKGWNAPMGEEAAGVLVMDVHAETCRIYPLPNDLVTYRYDNPLAFELKGRLCLAAHMFSGGRPKAIRFWVMSMENKESDSEKELHWDLRYNFFVEVEHPFNTQRPRSRVPWSAWFQYETLYYTRNDTLHRYDTRSSIPDHGPLLQWNKQLQTATISYKWRWMVHRGYRPTLLSPRVFELPPSQDETMMDICS from the exons ATGCGCATCTCCTTGCCTTGGGACGTCGATGTCGATGGTCTACAGTCACAAGTCTATCCATTTGCAGTGGGACGTCGTCGTCTCAGCGAGGCTGATGGCTGCTGCTCCGGCAGCATCCTGGAGATCCCCAGTGAGATGCTACAGGAAATCCTGATGAAGCTGCCGACCAAGGACGTGGCCCGGTCCTGCTGCGTCTCCCGGCAGTGGCGCAGCGTCGTCAGGGACCCCTCCTTCCGCAAGCTCCACGCAGCGAGCCATGCCGCACTCTCGGCAGAGGCCGAGTTCTTGCTCCTGTCCGGT CTTATCCTCGGACAACCCATGTGCTCCATCGCCAAGCCCCACAGCGGCGGCCTCGTCAACATCTGCAACGGCCTCCTCTGCTTCGTGCTAGAGGACCGCAAGGGTCAGGCGCCGGCGGTGGTGTGCAACCCCGTCACCGGCGAGACGCTGGCACTTCCGGCGGCCCCTCCGCTCAGCAACAAGAACCATGTGTATTTGTTTGTCTTTGGGTTCAGTCCGCCCACCAACGAGTACAAGCTGTTCCGCTTCTCTTTCCCGCCATACTCGTACTCCTCCAAAGAGCGGGTGGACGTGGACGTCTACACCTTGGGTAACGCCCGCGGGTGGCGCAAAGACTCGTTCCTCTCACCCTCTCGCCCACCAAACAGAAGAAATAGCATTTCGGCGCCAGTAATGATCGATGGTAAACTTCACGTGGTCACGAAAGGCTGGAATGCACCCATGGGAGAGGAGGCTGCCGGAGTGCTGGTAATGGACGTGCATGCCGAGACGTGCCGCATTTACCCTCTCCCGAACGATCTCGTGACCTATCGATATGACAATCCGCTGGCCTTTGAGCTGAAGGGGCGTCTGTGCCTCGCCGCACACATGTTCAGCGGTGGTCGCCCCAAGGCCATCCGCTTCTGGGTCATGAGCATGGAGAACAAGGAATCGGACAGCGAGAAGGAGCTGCACTGGGATTTGCGCTACAACTTCTTCGTGGAAGTGGAACATCCCTTCAACACCCAAAGGCCGCGGAGCAGGGTACCGTGGAGTGCATGGTTTCAATATGAGACACTCTACTACACGCGCAACGACACCTTGCACAGGTATGACACGAGGTCGTCCATTCCTGACCACGGTCCATTGCTACAATGGAACAAACAGCTCCAGACGGCTACAATATCATACAAATGGCGATGGATGGTCCACCGGGGTTACCGTCCCACTCTGCTCTCGCCACGCGTCTTTGAATTGCCGCCGTCCCAAGACGAGACGATGATGGACATATGCTCCTAA